In one Thermococcus celericrescens genomic region, the following are encoded:
- a CDS encoding biotin--[acetyl-CoA-carboxylase] ligase, with protein sequence MERIIGRKLITLDEVGSTNEYAKRIAQDVPEGTVVVAKRQTAGRGRRGRNWTSPEGGLWMSVVLKPPRVDPRLVFVGALAVVDTLADFGIESGIKWPNDVWAGGRKISGILTEGKAGEYSILGIGLNVNNAIPEELRENAVSMVQFTGRELPLDAVLERLLFHLGGWYRVFLERPDLLMAKVRERAFILGKAVTVTEDDERISGIALDILDDGSLLMGIDGQLRRILYGDVSLRFF encoded by the coding sequence ATGGAACGCATCATCGGAAGAAAGCTCATAACCCTGGACGAGGTTGGCTCAACCAACGAGTACGCGAAGCGAATAGCGCAGGATGTCCCGGAGGGAACGGTTGTCGTGGCAAAGCGGCAGACCGCCGGAAGGGGCAGGAGGGGAAGGAACTGGACCTCCCCCGAGGGCGGTCTGTGGATGAGCGTTGTCCTCAAGCCACCCAGGGTCGATCCAAGGCTCGTCTTCGTCGGGGCGCTGGCGGTCGTCGATACGCTCGCGGACTTCGGAATAGAGTCCGGGATAAAGTGGCCCAACGATGTGTGGGCGGGGGGCAGGAAGATATCTGGAATACTGACCGAAGGAAAGGCCGGGGAGTACAGCATACTGGGAATCGGCCTCAACGTGAACAACGCCATCCCCGAGGAGCTCAGGGAAAACGCTGTTTCGATGGTGCAGTTTACCGGTAGGGAGCTGCCGCTCGATGCGGTTCTTGAGAGGCTCCTGTTCCACCTGGGGGGATGGTATCGGGTTTTCCTCGAGAGGCCTGACCTGCTGATGGCGAAGGTTCGCGAGAGGGCATTCATACTGGGAAAGGCCGTCACCGTAACTGAAGATGACGAGAGAATCTCGGGCATAGCACTGGACATACTGGACGATGGCTCATTACTTATGGGCATTGACGGACAGTTAAGGAGAATCCTGTATGGAGACGTCTCGCTAAGGTTCTTCTAA
- a CDS encoding dicarboxylate/amino acid:cation symporter has protein sequence MGKGLLRRYLDYPVLWKILWGLILGAVFGLVAAHFGWQDAVETYVKPFGDLFVRLLKMLVMPIVLASLVVGASSISPARLGRVGVKIVVYYLFTSAFAVFFGLLMGNLFRVGRGVDLGTGAGKAMEAQPPSLVDTLLNIVPTNPFESLSSGAVLQTIFFAIVLGIALTYLTNREDERLRTAGTTLLRAFDGLAEAMYLIVGGVMQYAPIGVFALIAYVMAIQGTKVIGPLTTVVLAVYAGLVLQILLVYAVLLKIFGIDPVKFLKRAKDAMLTAFVTRSSSGTLPVTMRVAEEEMGIDRGIFSFTLPLGATINMDGTALYQGVTVLFVAYAIGQPLSLSQQLVVVLTAVLASIGTAGVPGAGAIMLAMVLQSVGLDLTAGSPVALAYAMILGIDAILDMGRTMVNVTGDLAGTTIVAKTEGELDTSKWKG, from the coding sequence GTGGGAAAGGGACTTCTGAGGAGGTATCTGGACTACCCGGTTCTCTGGAAGATACTCTGGGGCCTCATTCTGGGCGCAGTGTTTGGCCTGGTAGCGGCTCACTTCGGCTGGCAGGACGCCGTTGAGACATACGTAAAGCCCTTCGGCGACCTCTTCGTCAGGCTTCTGAAGATGCTCGTCATGCCAATAGTCCTCGCGTCCCTTGTGGTGGGTGCATCAAGCATCAGCCCCGCCAGGTTGGGCCGTGTGGGCGTTAAGATCGTCGTTTACTACCTGTTTACCTCAGCGTTTGCGGTGTTCTTCGGCCTGCTCATGGGCAACCTCTTCCGTGTGGGGAGGGGAGTTGACCTTGGAACCGGTGCCGGCAAGGCCATGGAGGCCCAGCCGCCGTCCCTGGTTGACACTCTCCTGAACATAGTGCCGACGAACCCATTTGAGTCGCTCTCCAGCGGTGCGGTTCTTCAGACGATATTCTTTGCGATAGTCCTTGGGATAGCCCTCACGTACCTCACCAACAGGGAGGACGAGAGGCTTAGGACCGCTGGAACGACACTTCTCAGGGCCTTTGACGGCCTTGCTGAGGCGATGTACCTCATAGTCGGAGGGGTCATGCAGTACGCACCGATAGGCGTCTTCGCACTCATAGCCTACGTCATGGCAATCCAGGGCACGAAGGTCATCGGACCGCTGACAACGGTCGTTCTGGCCGTTTACGCCGGTCTGGTTCTTCAAATACTGCTTGTATATGCCGTCCTGCTCAAAATCTTTGGTATCGACCCGGTGAAGTTCCTCAAAAGGGCAAAGGACGCCATGCTGACGGCCTTCGTCACGAGGAGCTCCAGCGGAACGCTGCCGGTTACGATGCGCGTTGCAGAGGAGGAGATGGGCATCGACAGGGGAATATTCTCCTTCACGCTGCCCCTCGGTGCGACGATAAACATGGACGGAACCGCGCTCTACCAGGGGGTTACAGTCCTATTCGTCGCATACGCCATCGGTCAGCCACTCTCCCTGAGCCAGCAGCTCGTGGTCGTTCTCACGGCGGTTCTGGCCTCGATAGGAACGGCCGGAGTTCCCGGCGCGGGGGCGATAATGCTCGCCATGGTTCTCCAGAGCGTCGGTCTCGACCTCACGGCCGGAAGTCCGGTTGCCCTCGCCTATGCCATGATACTCGGAATCGATGCCATCCTCGACATGGGCAGGACGATGGTGAACGTCACCGGCGACCTCGCTGGAACAACGATCGTGGCCAAAACCGAGGGAGAGCTCGACACCTCGAAGTGGAAGGGCTGA
- a CDS encoding exodeoxyribonuclease VII small subunit produces the protein MKRVFAVIFAAILLTSLVGPNFGLAGDTAPVVYKQDFTFKIIVLPNGSANITMTSVWLGPKEEIEKQIEKILNETQNGNMTMEEAIEKFEQEQLARYIQGLAQAGVKLVNESMKSYGMEEGNNITLVFNAIALDYARYYSYDHYWELWIDPTRGYGSMMVPDTGFPFGIEANNTFIVVLPPNATLLSYPKPFVKQYNQSRFAVESSAEGDTVIVRSRIYLEPWLTPDGFKSLFGDYGDYYIRYKTPYEGVEHYEKSVTNEYVTIDVYSNGTVRLHMKDEYVEPLRDVIARKVEIVSYGVQNVTEYILRTYSLALGYQGAIVDGGKVTILGLNETTAPLVIDAEYMLRNFTKYENGSYVYTFDPTMGMAQSLQDRSEYEVNNTLHLTLNLTGGGEFIEVPDNISTEVKGNRFTMTVVRRGNTLEIVSNVYIRYGAQPEDVKTLLANRTSATVRYTLPAEGTNGGMSDTQKMAAVIVAVLTVALAVAFWKKR, from the coding sequence ATGAAAAGAGTCTTTGCAGTTATTTTTGCGGCGATTCTTCTGACGTCTCTCGTTGGCCCGAACTTCGGGCTTGCAGGGGATACGGCCCCCGTGGTCTACAAGCAGGACTTCACGTTCAAGATAATCGTTCTGCCCAACGGCAGCGCCAACATCACCATGACGAGCGTCTGGCTGGGACCGAAGGAGGAGATCGAGAAGCAGATAGAGAAGATTCTCAACGAGACCCAGAACGGCAACATGACAATGGAGGAGGCTATAGAGAAGTTCGAGCAGGAGCAGCTCGCCAGGTACATCCAGGGACTCGCCCAGGCCGGTGTAAAGCTGGTGAACGAGAGCATGAAGTCCTACGGCATGGAGGAGGGCAACAACATAACCCTCGTCTTCAACGCGATAGCCCTCGACTACGCCAGGTACTACTCGTATGATCACTACTGGGAGCTCTGGATCGACCCGACCAGGGGATACGGCTCCATGATGGTCCCCGATACGGGGTTCCCCTTTGGAATCGAGGCCAACAACACGTTCATAGTTGTCCTTCCACCCAACGCGACGCTCCTGAGCTACCCCAAACCCTTCGTTAAGCAGTACAACCAGAGCAGGTTCGCGGTCGAGTCGAGTGCGGAGGGTGATACTGTCATCGTTCGCTCCCGCATATACCTTGAGCCCTGGCTGACCCCCGACGGTTTTAAGTCTCTCTTCGGGGACTACGGGGACTACTACATCCGCTACAAGACCCCCTACGAGGGAGTCGAGCACTACGAAAAGAGCGTAACCAACGAGTACGTTACCATTGACGTGTACTCCAACGGCACCGTCAGGCTGCACATGAAGGACGAATACGTGGAGCCCCTCAGGGACGTCATCGCCAGAAAGGTCGAGATAGTGTCGTACGGGGTTCAGAACGTTACGGAGTACATACTCAGAACGTACTCCCTTGCGCTCGGTTACCAGGGTGCCATAGTGGACGGGGGCAAGGTCACCATTCTCGGACTCAACGAGACAACCGCGCCCCTCGTCATTGACGCGGAGTACATGCTGAGGAACTTCACAAAGTACGAGAACGGATCATACGTCTACACCTTTGATCCAACGATGGGAATGGCCCAGAGCCTCCAGGACAGGAGCGAGTACGAGGTAAACAACACCCTGCACCTCACCCTCAACCTGACCGGCGGCGGGGAGTTCATCGAGGTGCCCGACAACATCAGCACCGAGGTCAAGGGCAACCGCTTTACCATGACCGTTGTCCGCAGGGGGAACACCCTGGAGATAGTCTCCAACGTTTACATCCGCTACGGCGCCCAGCCGGAGGACGTGAAGACCCTCCTCGCCAACCGCACCAGCGCAACGGTCAGGTACACCCTGCCGGCAGAGGGGACCAACGGAGGAATGAGCGACACACAGAAGATGGCCGCGGTCATCGTTGCGGTGCTTACCGTGGCCCTGGCGGTGGCCTTCTGGAAGAAGCGCTGA
- a CDS encoding alanyl-tRNA editing protein, with the protein MTRKLYYEDAYLREANAKVLEVKEGALLLDQTVFYPTGGGQPHDRGTINGVEVLDVYKDDAGKVWHVVGEPEKFKPGDEVELKIDWDYRYKLMRIHSAMHLMEHVLNEVLPGEWELYGSGMSVQKGRYDITYPENVNQWKEQIIETFNRLVDEGGEMKIWWEGETRYTQIRDFEVIPCGGTHVRDIKEIGHLKKFKRSSLGKGKQRLEIWLED; encoded by the coding sequence ATGACGCGCAAGCTCTACTACGAGGATGCCTACCTGAGGGAAGCGAATGCGAAGGTTCTTGAGGTAAAAGAGGGTGCCCTTCTTCTTGATCAGACGGTGTTTTACCCGACCGGCGGCGGCCAGCCCCACGACAGGGGGACGATAAATGGCGTTGAGGTTCTCGATGTCTACAAGGACGATGCCGGGAAAGTCTGGCATGTGGTTGGCGAGCCCGAGAAATTCAAGCCCGGAGACGAGGTCGAGCTTAAAATCGACTGGGACTACCGCTACAAGCTCATGAGGATTCACAGCGCGATGCACCTCATGGAGCACGTGCTGAACGAGGTTCTCCCTGGCGAGTGGGAGCTCTATGGCAGCGGCATGAGCGTCCAGAAGGGCCGCTACGACATAACCTACCCGGAGAACGTGAACCAGTGGAAGGAGCAGATTATAGAGACCTTCAACAGGCTCGTTGACGAGGGCGGCGAGATGAAGATATGGTGGGAAGGAGAGACCCGCTACACCCAGATAAGAGACTTCGAGGTCATCCCCTGCGGCGGAACCCACGTGAGGGACATAAAGGAGATAGGGCACCTGAAGAAGTTCAAGCGCTCCAGCCTGGGAAAAGGAAAGCAGAGACTGGAGATTTGGCTTGAGGATTGA
- a CDS encoding DUF257 family protein, whose product METAGEDVLFEYIKDIKPGEDILIEYTSREPVHILLHLILRCLRKNGLPVIIVDELDQLHVFRTHMKLAGIDTELIDTANVIKIGGLLKTGNVLGKVDLSKELPIRKKHYEEALKKINADYTVRIVLGFDKVLAMHEEERRDLESLFGRMIRPYLGDEGRATIYFVNTELFSERTLKEFREHASRVLKVRLDGDRIELKIIMSLSLSEYGKKIEIRVRNT is encoded by the coding sequence ATGGAGACCGCAGGAGAAGATGTATTGTTCGAGTACATCAAAGACATCAAACCTGGGGAGGACATTCTAATCGAATACACCTCCAGGGAGCCGGTTCATATACTCCTGCACCTCATTCTGAGGTGTCTGCGAAAGAACGGACTTCCCGTTATCATAGTGGATGAACTGGATCAGCTCCACGTTTTCAGAACCCACATGAAACTGGCAGGCATCGATACTGAGCTCATCGACACGGCCAACGTCATAAAAATCGGCGGTTTGCTCAAGACCGGAAACGTCCTCGGCAAAGTTGACCTGAGTAAGGAGCTCCCAATAAGGAAAAAGCACTATGAAGAGGCTCTAAAGAAGATAAACGCGGACTACACAGTCAGGATCGTGCTCGGCTTTGATAAGGTTCTGGCGATGCACGAGGAGGAGAGGAGAGACTTGGAATCCCTTTTTGGCCGTATGATCAGGCCGTACCTGGGCGATGAGGGTAGGGCAACGATCTACTTCGTAAACACCGAGCTTTTCAGCGAGAGAACTCTCAAGGAGTTCCGGGAGCACGCCAGCAGGGTCCTCAAGGTGAGGTTAGATGGCGACCGGATCGAGCTCAAAATCATAATGTCCCTTTCTCTCTCGGAATACGGGAAAAAGATAGAAATCAGGGTCAGAAACACATAA
- a CDS encoding TIGR01177 family methyltransferase, whose amino-acid sequence MLYLEILGNLPEMARDEVKAMLELAGGEITDQDYLFLKLDADEKTFPYLSRLGLSHEYGELILEAESIEELLQKAEEVDWPIKGTFKVDTETMVNCRHDVLDLPRKLGAVIHAQGFKVNLSKPDTFVRVYCGERLYAGIRLRFFDPKDFESRKAHHRPFFRPISLHPRVSRALVNLTKAKRELLDPMMGAGGILMEAGLLGLRVYGVDIRPEMVEGAEMNLRHYGVRDYELRLGDATKLEELFPEKRFEAVATDPPYGTSATLAGRKRDELYRKVLESIYGVLEEGGRLAIAFPASFYGEAEAEKVGFKMVGKYYQRVHKSLERYFYVFEK is encoded by the coding sequence ATGCTCTACCTAGAAATCCTCGGAAACCTCCCGGAAATGGCAAGGGACGAAGTGAAGGCCATGCTGGAGCTGGCAGGGGGGGAGATAACCGATCAGGACTACCTGTTCCTAAAGCTCGACGCCGATGAGAAAACCTTCCCCTACCTCAGCCGGCTCGGCCTTTCCCACGAATATGGGGAGCTCATCCTGGAGGCGGAGTCCATAGAAGAGCTCCTCCAGAAGGCTGAAGAGGTGGACTGGCCGATTAAGGGCACGTTTAAGGTTGACACAGAAACCATGGTCAACTGCAGGCATGACGTTCTCGACCTGCCCAGGAAGCTCGGCGCGGTCATACACGCGCAGGGGTTCAAGGTGAACCTTTCGAAGCCGGACACCTTCGTCCGGGTTTACTGCGGCGAGAGGCTCTACGCTGGAATAAGGCTCCGCTTTTTCGACCCCAAGGACTTCGAGAGTAGAAAGGCCCACCACAGGCCGTTTTTCAGGCCGATTTCCCTCCACCCGAGGGTCTCCCGCGCGCTGGTGAACCTCACGAAGGCTAAGAGAGAGCTCCTCGACCCCATGATGGGCGCCGGCGGAATCCTCATGGAGGCCGGACTGCTCGGCCTTAGGGTCTACGGCGTGGACATACGGCCGGAGATGGTCGAGGGGGCCGAGATGAACCTCAGGCATTACGGGGTAAGGGATTACGAACTCAGACTCGGCGACGCCACGAAGCTGGAGGAGCTGTTCCCGGAAAAGAGGTTCGAGGCCGTTGCTACCGATCCACCCTACGGAACCTCGGCGACGCTCGCGGGCAGAAAACGGGACGAACTGTACAGGAAGGTGCTGGAGAGCATCTACGGCGTCCTAGAAGAGGGTGGAAGGCTGGCAATAGCTTTTCCAGCGAGCTTTTATGGGGAAGCGGAGGCCGAGAAGGTCGGCTTCAAAATGGTCGGAAAGTACTACCAGCGCGTGCACAAGAGCCTGGAGAGGTATTTCTACGTGTTTGAGAAGTGA
- a CDS encoding ferritin-like domain-containing protein, protein MEITDKEVFEIAINAEIRAKEAYEKLASITKSDIIRDELLFLAREEDKHREIIEKMAEKFEGGRTEPKKIEIDVMGEFKVIAEKMAGAIKKPDINVDEVYEIAMQAELVSEKLYKELAGYAATDNTRLILEMLADMERNHYSILRKQYDYIMRYPDIYKEELYDQLMKDINFNF, encoded by the coding sequence GTGGAGATAACCGACAAAGAGGTTTTTGAGATTGCCATAAACGCGGAGATACGGGCCAAGGAGGCCTATGAGAAGCTCGCTTCTATAACGAAGAGCGATATCATAAGGGACGAGCTGCTCTTTCTGGCCAGGGAAGAGGACAAGCACAGGGAGATAATCGAGAAGATGGCCGAGAAGTTCGAGGGAGGAAGGACTGAGCCGAAGAAGATAGAGATAGACGTCATGGGCGAGTTCAAGGTCATCGCCGAGAAGATGGCGGGGGCGATAAAGAAGCCGGACATCAACGTCGACGAGGTCTACGAGATAGCCATGCAGGCCGAGCTGGTGAGCGAAAAGCTCTACAAGGAGCTGGCCGGCTACGCCGCCACCGACAACACACGCCTCATCCTCGAGATGCTCGCCGACATGGAGAGGAACCACTACAGCATTCTGAGGAAGCAGTACGACTACATCATGCGCTACCCGGACATCTACAAGGAGGAGCTATACGACCAGCTCATGAAGGACATAAACTTCAACTTCTGA
- a CDS encoding ABC transporter permease — MGLVMKRYYMTWSASSYGGPYGVEMLGSVFRNSFTGDVYLLLALLVPFLVTLAVRLERDEGVALSVYSLPVSRVRILLAKLLAAFLLLLIFVFSVHLLVFTLHFAATPEAVAEVLKVQTVPMAFFYLSALLFMVSVAAVVAIASPNTYISIFGGFVLLYLPEFVGADWFWLLKWRNALTNYKWATISLSMDPVFGREFLRVTLLPALVLVAIYLIIGNWRDVR, encoded by the coding sequence GTGGGGCTGGTCATGAAGAGGTACTACATGACCTGGAGCGCCAGCTCCTACGGCGGGCCGTATGGGGTTGAGATGCTCGGCTCTGTTTTCAGGAACTCCTTCACCGGCGACGTCTACCTCCTCCTGGCCCTCCTCGTGCCCTTCCTCGTCACGCTGGCGGTGAGGCTCGAAAGGGACGAGGGGGTCGCGCTCTCCGTCTACTCCCTCCCGGTTTCGAGGGTTAGAATCCTCCTCGCCAAGTTGCTGGCGGCGTTCCTCCTTCTCCTCATCTTCGTCTTTTCCGTCCACCTTCTCGTGTTCACCCTCCACTTCGCGGCGACTCCGGAGGCAGTCGCCGAAGTCCTGAAGGTTCAGACAGTACCAATGGCTTTCTTCTACCTCTCTGCCCTCCTCTTCATGGTCTCCGTCGCGGCGGTGGTTGCCATAGCCTCACCCAACACTTACATCTCCATATTCGGGGGCTTCGTGCTCCTCTACCTCCCCGAGTTCGTGGGGGCGGACTGGTTCTGGCTCTTGAAGTGGAGGAATGCACTGACCAACTACAAGTGGGCCACGATATCCCTGAGCATGGATCCCGTCTTTGGCCGGGAGTTCCTCAGGGTGACCCTCCTTCCGGCGCTGGTTCTTGTGGCCATCTACCTCATCATCGGCAACTGGAGGGACGTGAGATGA
- a CDS encoding ABC transporter ATP-binding protein — MIIKAENLHKYFGPIKALQGVTVEVPEGLTLVLGPNGGGKSTFMKVALGLYKPTKGSVRLLGKDPWKSPEARKSVGVAFDPGRFPKLTTGREWLEFIARGRGAGDEDVEKAAGLFGIEDALDRRIEGYSSGMLKRLSLAQAFVGEPEVIFLDEPLANVDFESVAEIVEIIKKWKAGGRSFIIISHIWEPFENIADFGVVISGGKVYLAGPFAEIKGEVEAMFRPPALDNE; from the coding sequence ATGATAATCAAGGCGGAGAACCTTCACAAGTACTTCGGGCCGATAAAGGCCCTGCAGGGAGTTACGGTTGAGGTTCCCGAAGGCTTAACCCTCGTCCTCGGCCCCAACGGCGGCGGAAAGAGCACCTTCATGAAGGTTGCCCTCGGCCTCTACAAACCCACCAAAGGAAGCGTGAGGCTCCTCGGAAAAGACCCCTGGAAAAGTCCCGAGGCGAGGAAGAGCGTTGGCGTCGCCTTTGACCCCGGCAGGTTTCCAAAGCTGACCACGGGGAGGGAGTGGCTGGAGTTCATAGCGAGGGGAAGGGGAGCCGGGGACGAAGACGTTGAGAAGGCCGCCGGGCTGTTCGGCATCGAGGACGCCCTCGACAGGAGAATAGAGGGCTACTCCTCCGGAATGCTGAAGAGGCTTTCCCTCGCACAGGCATTCGTGGGTGAGCCTGAGGTGATCTTCCTCGATGAACCGCTGGCCAACGTGGACTTCGAGAGCGTCGCAGAAATAGTGGAAATAATCAAGAAGTGGAAGGCCGGGGGCAGGAGCTTCATCATCATAAGCCACATATGGGAGCCTTTCGAGAACATCGCCGACTTCGGGGTCGTCATAAGCGGCGGGAAGGTCTACCTGGCGGGGCCTTTTGCGGAGATTAAGGGGGAAGTTGAAGCCATGTTCCGCCCCCCAGCATTGGATAACGAATGA
- a CDS encoding molybdopterin-dependent oxidoreductase, giving the protein MRKGIFALIVIILLVGGTHFIRRDGGSTASREFSTERGVIQVRGLVERPYSITYDGLASLPSRNVTVVLYCVDSPNRPRKNGTWTGVPLRVLLERAGIRGDAYKVALYASDGYTTDLYLATVMKDEDIIVAYALNGEPITPRLVVPGRWGYKWIKYITAIEPVGYDFKGTWESAGYPDDAIIPDESTPGR; this is encoded by the coding sequence ATGAGAAAGGGCATTTTCGCACTCATTGTAATCATTCTCCTCGTGGGCGGCACGCACTTCATCAGAAGGGACGGGGGGAGCACCGCGAGCCGGGAGTTCTCCACGGAGCGGGGAGTAATCCAGGTCAGGGGACTGGTTGAGAGGCCCTACAGCATCACGTATGACGGCCTCGCGAGCCTTCCGTCGAGGAACGTCACGGTGGTTCTCTACTGCGTGGACAGCCCGAACAGGCCGAGGAAGAACGGCACGTGGACAGGCGTTCCGCTGAGGGTTCTCCTAGAGAGGGCAGGGATCAGGGGGGACGCCTACAAGGTGGCCCTCTACGCGAGTGACGGCTACACAACCGACCTGTACCTCGCGACGGTGATGAAAGACGAGGATATCATAGTGGCCTACGCCCTCAACGGGGAGCCGATAACGCCGAGGCTCGTCGTCCCGGGCAGGTGGGGCTACAAGTGGATAAAGTACATAACCGCCATAGAACCCGTCGGCTACGACTTCAAGGGCACCTGGGAGAGCGCCGGCTACCCGGACGACGCCATAATCCCTGACGAATCCACCCCGGGGAGGTGA
- a CDS encoding GNAT family N-acetyltransferase — translation MMIEKADNPLGLKGELVHFVFRVYQGTGGAYPALEWVENKPSTDDFEGFRRVYEPFLEFRLGKEFDELYVLRDDEGKIAGTVALVYNLEGKDVWWVPEEIKGEKTGLIEFFMVDPAYKGRGYGSQLLEFAIQRLKELGREAYVITFPELEAYSYYMRKGFVKVMDYREFVVLKKA, via the coding sequence ATGATGATTGAGAAGGCTGACAATCCATTGGGTCTTAAAGGGGAACTCGTTCACTTCGTCTTCAGGGTTTACCAGGGGACTGGAGGCGCATACCCGGCGCTGGAGTGGGTGGAGAACAAGCCCTCAACTGACGATTTTGAGGGCTTCAGAAGGGTTTACGAACCGTTCCTTGAGTTCCGCCTCGGAAAGGAGTTCGATGAGCTCTACGTTCTAAGGGACGATGAAGGAAAAATAGCCGGAACGGTTGCCCTCGTCTACAACCTCGAAGGCAAGGACGTCTGGTGGGTGCCGGAGGAGATAAAGGGGGAGAAAACCGGGCTCATCGAGTTCTTCATGGTCGATCCGGCGTACAAGGGCAGGGGCTACGGCTCCCAGCTGCTGGAGTTTGCGATCCAACGCCTCAAGGAGCTCGGCAGGGAAGCGTACGTGATAACCTTCCCGGAGCTTGAGGCTTATTCATATTATATGAGAAAGGGCTTCGTCAAGGTCATGGATTACAGGGAATTCGTGGTGCTGAAGAAGGCCTGA
- a CDS encoding ferritin-like domain-containing protein gives MNELEALALALEVEKAGLKFYIRLAKKDGDERARKMFLFLANEEAGHWELFEEKFVEKLIEECELPAVDRAALENLLVRADERKLSEVDAVKIGMEQEKKTWKFYEKAAREAKHEDVKRVFEELAKVEKGHYELLKAQYDSVMKTGIWMDYQDFSLEVD, from the coding sequence ATGAACGAACTCGAGGCTCTGGCCTTGGCCCTTGAAGTTGAGAAGGCCGGGTTGAAGTTTTACATAAGGCTCGCAAAAAAGGACGGCGATGAGAGGGCCAGGAAGATGTTTCTGTTTCTGGCAAACGAGGAAGCGGGCCACTGGGAGCTATTCGAGGAAAAGTTCGTCGAGAAGCTCATAGAGGAGTGCGAGCTCCCCGCGGTTGACAGGGCCGCCCTTGAGAACCTCCTCGTGAGAGCAGACGAAAGAAAGCTGAGTGAAGTGGACGCCGTGAAGATAGGGATGGAGCAGGAAAAGAAGACGTGGAAGTTCTACGAGAAGGCCGCGAGGGAAGCAAAACATGAGGACGTCAAGCGCGTGTTTGAGGAGCTGGCAAAAGTTGAGAAGGGCCACTACGAGCTGCTCAAGGCCCAGTACGACTCGGTGATGAAGACCGGCATCTGGATGGACTACCAGGACTTCAGCCTTGAGGTTGATTGA
- a CDS encoding ferritin family protein, with translation MLAEKPFLVNREKPLSKREIAQALRWAIEAELDAISFYEQLAELIEDERIKHIFYDVANEEKEHVGEFLAALLEIDPELGKYMKEGFEEVEEETGIKVEL, from the coding sequence ATGCTTGCTGAAAAGCCATTTTTGGTGAACCGGGAGAAGCCCCTCTCAAAGAGGGAAATTGCCCAGGCGCTCCGCTGGGCCATCGAGGCCGAGCTCGATGCCATAAGCTTCTATGAACAGCTGGCTGAGCTTATAGAGGACGAGAGGATAAAGCACATCTTCTACGACGTTGCCAACGAGGAGAAGGAGCACGTTGGGGAGTTTCTGGCGGCGCTCCTCGAAATCGACCCTGAGCTGGGGAAGTATATGAAGGAAGGCTTTGAGGAGGTCGAGGAAGAGACCGGCATAAAGGTCGAACTGTGA
- a CDS encoding ferritin family protein, producing the protein MCMSEPLVKRAYETEKKAAASYTDGLGLIRGQGLRYTKVEEVVGRIAVDTIIHKHLMKAILDAQKELEKLAGEGPISEVKDVELAPEQRALVKRFAEMHLDIEKDMIETYQKMAEKMTHPLFKSLAEALVENEREHHRILAELIIKYKE; encoded by the coding sequence ATGTGCATGAGTGAACCACTTGTTAAGAGGGCCTATGAGACCGAGAAGAAGGCCGCCGCGAGCTACACCGATGGTCTCGGCCTCATAAGGGGACAGGGTCTGAGGTACACCAAGGTTGAGGAAGTCGTTGGCAGGATAGCCGTCGACACGATAATCCACAAGCACCTGATGAAGGCCATTCTCGATGCCCAGAAGGAGCTGGAGAAGCTCGCCGGCGAGGGGCCGATATCCGAGGTCAAGGACGTCGAACTCGCGCCGGAGCAGAGGGCTCTCGTTAAGCGCTTCGCCGAGATGCATCTGGACATCGAGAAGGACATGATAGAGACCTATCAGAAGATGGCAGAGAAGATGACTCATCCTCTGTTTAAGAGCCTCGCTGAGGCCCTTGTCGAAAACGAGCGGGAGCACCACAGGATTCTGGCGGAGCTGATAATAAAATATAAGGAGTAA